Below is a genomic region from Carassius carassius chromosome 50, fCarCar2.1, whole genome shotgun sequence.
CATGAAGGTAATGACAAAAAACAACACCTTTTTAATATCTTTACGTAAGCGTTCATTTTCCATCATGATTTTCTCAATGCCCTTGGTTTTTGACTCAAGTCTTGCTTTTAACTGTTCCTCTTGTTTTCGCTTCAGCTTTTCATTTTCTGACTGTAACAAAAAGATACACattataataaaaagttaaaaataccTATTGTCACATGACATTCTTAAAACAATATCACAATCTTACAAATTATACAGTTGCAACTTGCAGGTGGTCTTTACTAAATGttctttgttttgctttgtcgttttttttttttaacttaaaaatcattCAGTAGATGCATTAATcaatagtgacagtaaagacatttataatgttaagaaatatttatatttcaaataaatgctgttcttttgaagtttctaatcatcagaatcctgaaaaaaaagtatcatccacagaaatatgaagcagcacaactgttatcaacactgataataataaaagcatatcaGCATTGGCAAgtatcatgtgaaactgaagactgtagtaatgatgcaaaaaattcagctttgccatcatagaatgaatattgatttaaaaaaaaaaactgtatcttTTCCACAGTGTTACTGGTTTTGTGATCAAATGCAGGcttagaaaacttattttaaaaacattaaagccTGAACttgtgaatggtagtgtatcatcCAACAACTTCATAAAATGTACCTTGAGTTTCTCATGGTCTCTTTCCAGTGTAGCAAGCTGCTCCTGCATATTGGCCTCTGATGTCTTCTTTaagctctcattctctctctgtaCTTTCTCCACTACCTTCTTCATCAGTGCGATGGTCTTCTCCAGTTCAGGTACGGTTTTCCCACTGCGCCCAGACTGCATGAGAGGAGCAAAAGAAATCAGGGAAGGAAATCAGAGGATCAGTGTTTTAAGATCTTCGAGATGCTGCAACCTACCCCACGAACATAGCTGAGCCTCTTCTCCACTTCAGCTTTCTCCTTCTTCAACACACTGCACATCTCTTTGAGGTCAGACACCTGATCCTTTCATCACAGGGAGAGTAAAGGAAGTTGAAcagttttttaaatagttttttatcaTGTCATTAATTATTTcacttttatggtacttttaatCGAGGTAGGTCCTTGTTTGCTTGCTCCAGTTGGAATCGAAGCTCCAGGATCTGTGTGGACAACTTGAGGTTTTCTTTTTGGAGCTCATGTTCTCTTTGAGATGGTGTACCAGAACCACGGCCAGACGTCTGCTGAAACAACAAAGAGATGTTGATGCTGTAGACAACATGCAGCTAAGTAACACCCagacaataaacacattttagaTACAGTATGGAGAGGGTGCGACACAAAGACACTTGCTATGGAACAACAAGCAGACACTCCGGATCCGGAAAAGGCGAGGTCACGAGCTCAAAGCCAACTAAGCTACAGGGTGGCTTTGTGTTAGTGCTTCAGTGGAAGCTCCTATGTGTTAAGTACCTTTCGAGTTTTCACTTTGCTTTTCATTGTCTGTTCTTTGTCATTAAAGGTGATGACCTCTGATTCTACAGATCCAAGAATGTCCAAGACATCAAGTTCAGTTTTAATAACACCTGTGTTCAGCTCCTTAGTGAGGGAACATTTTACATTCTCATTTAAAATATGGGCTACGTCTTGCTCATCGATGAAGGACATGATCTTGTCCATTGTTGGTTCTTCAGGCAATAGTATGGCATCACCTGTGCTGAGTGCTGCTGCTTCTTCAAGCTCTTTAGATCCTTCAGATGTTTTCAAATTTTGGCTTGGATCACCTTCAGATTTCAAAGACTTGATATGTTGTTCTTCAGGTTCTTGCTCCTTATCTCTGTCCTGTTTTAATATCCCTGGCTCTGTCTGAGTCCTACTTTCTTCTGCATTTGTCTTTTCATTTTCCAGCTGATCTTCTTCAAGAGGCTTATCTGTGATCTCTTGATGTGTCAGTCCAGAATCTAGTTCTTCTGCATCTCCATTAGTATTCAGTTCTTCCTGTGCATGTTCAGCCACTACTATATCTTCCTCTTGTCCTCCTCGAGTCTCATCTGGTTCCTCTATATCTTTCTCAACCTCTTTTTTGTTGTCTTCTTCCTGTTCACTTTTGTTCTCATTGAACAGATCTTCTGGTTCTACATCTGCAACTCTCTCTCCAACATTATCCTGGGTCTTTTCCTTATCTTGACTCACTTTTGCTGCACTCATGCTTCTGAATGAAGTCTGAGTTGCTTTATCCTCTGCAACTGCTATTTCCTTTTCAGGGACTACTTCTTTTCCAGGGATTGTGTCATTTACTAATGAAGACCGAGTTTTTTGACCTTCACTAATATCGAAAGTCATGGAATGAACAACTTTTGAGGACCAACTTAGCTTAGGCGGTGATGCCACATGTTTTTTCTTCATAATCAGAGATGGAATAGAGGAGGTATGATATATATGAGGTTTGAGAGAAAACGTAAAAATGAAATTAGTGGGGTGAAATTCATGAAAAGTTTTGACATGTAAAGTGTTACACCCACAGATGGTCTGGATGGAGATTCTTTGGACAGCTGACTCTCCAGGGAGTGAAGCCTCTCCTCAAGATAATGGTTCCTGATGGTGATATCCTCAATTGCGGCATCACGGGGTAAAGCCTGCTGCTGCCTACAAAACCAACGGtacatattaaaaaagaaaaaaattgaacaAATTGGCACAATGGCACTATTGCTAGGCACTATTGCTAGGCAGAACACACTTTATCACTTTGATTTGCTGCTCCAATTCAGCATTCATTTTTTGTAGCTCCTCAATCTCTCTGTCAGCCTCGAGGGTCCGTACTCCAACTACCTGATCTGCAGACACTCCTCTGCCCTTTAGTTTCTTCTGGAGACCCACCTTCTCCTGCTCCAACCTTCATAGACATCAGCCAACATAAACATGATGATGAATCATCTACTTTTGTTCTTACTTTTAATAATAGCTAAAGttaagctcacatttatttaagaTTCAAACTCTTAATGCATCATTTGAAACTGTCCATTATGTGTATAGATTTCAGCACAGACCTGCTGTAAAGTTCTTTGATCGTTGTTAATTGTTTAGACAGAGATTCCActtctttctccttctctttgaGAACGCTCCGCACTTTCTCCACCCTGGCCTGCCACTTTTTACCTTCCTCCCATCTCAAGATTTCCTCTTTGAAGGACTGCAAAAACAGGAAAAATTCACATATGTACTGTTATTTTGTTGATAAATCAGATTAAACAAATCAGAGAaccataataatttaattatgatTACTATTTCGTTGACTGAAAGCAAGCTAGACTGTGACTTCatcacgaaaaaaaaaattaaatgtgtgtgtgtcaaagaaTAAGAGCTCAAATAAAGATCCAACATCCAACTACATACGTAAAGGCTTCTTTAGTCTTACTTTTCTTGTAGTAAATGCAATTCTAGTTCACCTTGTCCTCCTTCAAGACGCTCCTCTTGTCTGCAGGCTCTGAGATGCTATTCCTGTCCAGCTCCTGCTCCAACTTACGGATCTTCTTCTGAAGAGCTTCAACTGTGGGTCCATCACTCTCAACCTGAGACTgcacagacaaacacaaacaaagacatctttatttatttagactctTTTTATTTTGAATCTGACTCTGACTTTTCTCCGTCTCCTTTCATAAATGTAAGATTTtcgaatgtttttgaaaaaaagtctcttaagcccaccaaggctgcatttatttgatcaaaaatacagtaaaaacagtaatatcgtgaaatattataatcatttaaaataacagatttatattttaatacatattcctgtgatgcaaagcttaattattttattcattactcTAGTCTAagatcctgcagaaatcattctaatatgctgatttgcggctcaagaagcatttattattattatcaatgttgaaaacagttgtgctgcttataaaaactgtgattttatatatttttttcaatatttatagtTTAAAATTTGTATagtatataatgttttaaatggtagtgtacatgACTTCAGTAAAGAACTTTGTAAACAAGTTTAAAAGGTGCTACAGTAAATAAAGCTGTACTCAAACATTGTAATTGTTAAAAAGCTGAGTGAACCATGATTAtacatacaaatgttttttttcttcccagtGATCACAAACTCTGATAACAGCGAGGAAGGATCTGCACAATGGTGTCTAGACGTATTCACTGTCATCAAAGAAGGGCTCTGTTCAACCAGACACAGAGCAGAAGCTCTTCTTTTGCAGACAAAAAAGGGCCGCTGACTCGGTGTCCAAGGGCTTTTGAGTCACTGGTAGAATTACTCAAGAACAGCGAGACATAAATGTCTTGACCTTAACCACTCACAGTACAAGTAAACAAGAATGAAAGACACACATGTGGTCTAACCTGTAGGCCGCTGCTGAGTCTCTGGAGCTTCTTCTTCAGCTCATTcagctgatcctccagagtctcTTTTTCACTCTGCAGCTTGTTATGTGTTTTCTGGCTCCTCTGCAGATCCTTGTTTAAGTTCTCCAGCTCCTCTCTCAGTGAGTTTTCTCTGGCTTTTGCTGCTCGTACGCCATCTTTAGCCAGCTGGAGCTCCTCATTAAGGTCCTTTACACGTGCCTGATGAGGAACACAGGGATATACAATTGCTTAGGGTTGGGATAAAATTCAGTCCTCTTAACATGTTATGGGTGTTAAGAATCAAAATTTTATTGGTTGCTCCCATCAATGGCACTTTTGAGAGCAACTGACCAATGCTTTTTAAAATgagtaatgtatttttattgttacatttaaacaaatatataaacaattttaaaaggctatttatttgtcagttttaaactgatatatttaattatatttttatttttaaagaagtgttaatttattaattcaatttattttcaagTGGCCTTCTTAGTCTTATAtaagaaagtttatttttatttttattgttttatttgaatgtttactTTGCATTTTGTTCACTGTTTTCAAGGACGAATGGATGGTCAAGCAATTTGATGAGCTTCTACAAAGTGACAGTTTCATTTTTTCACCATTGAATCGCCTTTATCATCAACAACAATTGATAATGGaatttttctttacttttaaaaGCTAATGTAAAAGTTTGGAACCAATGATTTGGAACCAATGACAAGTAAAGTTTTAGAAATAGGCAAAGAATGTAAGTTTCTTCCTTATTTTATACCCTTAGTTCCTTGGTCTGCTTGTCGACAATCTGTTGAACATTGAGGGCCTCTTCCTTCTGAGCAGCATTGGCGATGATCTGCTGTTCTGCTTGAGATGTCAACTCTGCACGAAGCTCCAAGAGAGCCTTACTGAGAGCCTGCGGATGAGGAACAGAGTTCTCATTTTAGTCATGTCCAAATATCACAGTGGAAAAACCTATCCAGAACAATTAAGGTGCAACATTTTGGTaaaatttcatgaaaaaaaaaaaaaaggctgtcaTGAGATATTCACAATAGTGCAGATTTCTATTGAAATTACTGAATTTTGCCTGTGAAAATGCGCCAAGCAATGCTAATTGTAACTGCACATTTACTCTAGTTGTCCACTGTGTGGTACCTTCAGCTGTTTCTCCTTCAGGGCCAACTGAGTCTTCAACCGCTCCATGAGGTTCTTCATGGTGTTGGATGGCGACCTGACATTAGCCTCTTTCTGGGCCTCCAGCTCCGTGCGGAGGTAATGCAGCTCTTTCTCCATCTGAATGAGCTGAGCTCTCAGCTCTTCTGCCTCCTGGGACAGACCCTTCGTTTGGGCAACATGTCTCTCCTCAAGTCTTGGAAATGAAAGCTCATTAAAAAGTGACACAAGGAATCAATATAATGATATTGGTCAGTATTGAAAACCGCGGGCTTGTTTTAATTTCGCACCTGGCTATTTCTGCAGCATGCTCCATGGCTTGTGCTGCAGTCACCTGTTTCTGTTGGTCCAGCTCTGTGGTGACGACCTTCAGCTTGTGGGTCAGTGAGGAGAGCGAATTGTCCTGCTCGGCCACCGTCTGCTCCATTTCTGCCAACCGCACTAAATGCTTACTGGTCGGTACAGTGATGGTGGGTTTCTTCATTAGCTCCTAGGGAAGAATAAAACTGAGTAGCCTTATAAAGATAACAGCTGTCATGATTTatgacattattataaatattatatgtacAATATATTTGTTCTTTCTTGACCCATTTCTCGCAGGCTATAAAAAGTTAAGCTTTATAATGAATACTCTAGGTACCAGAGCGGTCTGTTTGAAACGGTCCAGTGATGTGTCCATATAGACGTCCAGTTTCTGATGCAGGGCCCTGACCTCTTCCTCATGCCTTTTGGCAATTTCTTCCTGCTCCTGGGAAAAAAAAGAGGATATACAGTATGAGCTTTTATATGGTTTTATTGTGCAATTTGGATCACCAATTTATGAAGTCTGTTTTCAAAATCGGAAATTGAATGACCTGCCCAACCCAATTCCGAACAGCTaaatccttagccatcttcaagaataggctgaaaacacatctcttccatctttatttgaccctctaactctagcactatctattctaattctattctttataaaaataaaaaacttgcccGTTTAGACTTGCACTATTAATTTACTAACtgcttattttcttaaaaaaaaaaaaaaaataaaatagcactAGCTTCtccaatctttttgtattctatttgttttctttttatttattatacaattaaaaaaagcaaaaaaggtctctaacactagcttgctctattctttttctattctgttaatactaaaaataaaaacttgctaCATgttctaactgagacttgttatagcccttgtatatcattgctcgtgttgattttgtttgcttccattgtcctcatttggaagtcgctttgtataaacgtgtctgctaaatgactaaatgtaaataagcACCTGACGGGCCTTTGCTAACAGGTTCTGGTACTTCTTGAGAACCTCTTCTTTCTGATCCAGACGCCCCTGTAGGTTATTAATGGTCTGGTGGGCGACCTTCAGGGTGGGCTGGCTGTCAGAGTCCTCTTGTTTGCTCAGGTCAGCTAGGAGTTTCTCTCTCTCAGCAGCTGCTGGTAGGCGAAGCCTCAGTTCATTGATCACTTTGTCTCTGGATAAGACGTTTTGTTCCGATGTCCACAAAGCAGCTTTTTTTTCCTTCAGCTTCTGCTCAGAGAGAAAGAAACTCCTTGTAAGATAATAATACAAACAAAGTTTACTCCAGTTACTTAATGGATAAATAATACCTCTTCCAGAATTTTGCAGGTGGCTTTGGTCTCAAGGATGGTACGAACATGCTCTTTGATTTTTCCTAGAGCGTAGTCTAACTGGTGCGCTAAAGGCTGATTTGGATCCGGTAGAGAGCCTGTGGCATCCTCAAACTAAAGCCAAACAGGAtaagttaaatgtaatttaaattgtaGCTAAGTAAACTGCTTACCAGAGTACAGTAACAAACACTGTCAGTGTTAACGGAACCTTCTGAGCTGTGCTTAGGACTTCATTCTGCTGTTTCTCATAGGTGTCGAGTTGGCGCTCCAATTGCACCTCTCTCTGATCCCAGATCAGTTGGCACTCCTCAAGAAGCTAATACAATGATGACAAATAAGATTACAAAAAATGCATGAAGCATGCtctgtatactgtaaaaaaaatgtatgtttaaatgcAATACTGACGTTATTCTGCTGCACCAGCTCCTCTTCCAGGCCACTGATGGAGCGTTCCTGCTCAGCCACAATGTTCCTAAGATATTTGATCTCTTCCCTCTGGGCACCAAGCGCTCTGCTCTGCCTCATTTCCAACAGACGAACTTCCTCTAGTTTCTTATGCCACTCACTCACCTGTAGGGGTTGATGTTAAGCTGTAAACACTGCAGCAGATTGTAAATGACTTTTTATGGGAACAATTTCCTATAGGGACTAACGTAATTCATGTGaattataagtaaatataataaaatccaTTAATAATATAGGAAGAAATAaggatttttttaatcttataactatatatatatatatatatatatatatcctttacaTAACAtatcttataaatatataatgtattattattaaaatgtattataaataaataaaaatgataaattttttCATAGGAATAAAATATGATTGCAAGAATCATATTACAACTCTATTTGTAATCAATCAACCTACTTTCTGAGCTCCTTTGGCATCTTTCAGTGTTGCGATGAGCACTTCCAACCCCTTCAGCTTTAGCTCCAGTTCTTGTGCTTTTCCTTCTGctttcctcctctcctcctctgccTTCTGAGCTTCCTCCCTGGCCCGTGCCTTGTCCTCTTGCAGTTGGAGCATGGTGTTGGAAAACTTCTCCTGTTGGGCCAGCGGCAGGGCTCCTGAGAACTGTCTGCGGAGAGCCTGGATGGTGTGGCGGAGATGTCTGGCCCGCTGGTGACCCTCCTGCCTCGCATGCCACAGTGCCTGCTGCTGAGCATCCATCTGCTGTTCGACTCTGAGCTTCTGCGCTTCAAGTTTCTGCAGGCGTGTTTTGGTGGCTTCCAGTTGGCTGATGGCTGTGGTCTCGCTCAACTGGAGAGCGACAATGTGCTGGTGGAGTTTGGCGATAAGGGCCTTTTCATCGGATTGAGCCTGATGAGGAGATGTGCAATTACGGACGTGATCAAGAGGCGgcacagttgaaaaaaaaaacatttaggaaAAACCTACCTGGTAGTCCAACACCTGTCTCCTCAGGCTTTCAACCTCCTTCTCTCTGGACTGCTGTCTGGCCTCCAGAGCAGACACTTGCATTTTAGCGATATCCGACACTTCCCGCAATCTGCAAACGTTTCAAAACTCTTAAAAGACTTGTTTGTGTACCTTTTCTTGTGCTATGTTATCATAGCAAACATATGCATGGGCGGAGTCATCAGACTTACTTGGACACTTCAATCCGCAGGTCTGCATCTGCTTTCTCCAGTTCGGTGATTCGCTTGCGATCGGCATCGTTGACGTCTTTGCTAACACTGTCCGCCAGCTCATCCCTGAGGTCCCGCTCTGTCCGCTGGGCCTCCAGGTATAATTTTGTGAGCTGTACAGGCATacagaaatatatacaaaatagtaGCTTATTAAATGTTCAACAtaatgcgtttaaaaaaaaaaaaaagctttttttaatgttaaactcacggttttataaaaataaaagctttttaaatgttCAACAATAAAGAGTTAaagtgtttgaaagtgtttaaaattgtgttatataaaagcaaactaaatcatattattatagttcataataataaaataaaacaaataaatatagtatattaaatgttgatatgttttataaaaaaaaaaaagaatgttttatagaattaaaattaaaggttattaaaatgtttaacataataaaaaataaaaataaaatgtggtgTTCAGGCTAAGGTATGGTTGCTATATTCTGGATGCTATGTTATAAGAGATAGATCAGACCCACCTCAGCAAACTTGGTCTCTAGCTCAAAGTTGCGCTCTTCCACCTGTTTAAGGGAGTTCCTCAGGTGCTCGTACATCTTCTGAGCATGTTCGGCCCTTTGCCTTTCATTTAACTCCTTCATCTCCAGTGTTGTGATGCGTCTGGACACAGACACAATCTCGCTGTTGGCCAGGGCTTTGGCTGCCTTCTCCATGCTGTTCTCACCACCTGTGAACACcagaaatcaattacatcatTTGCAATGCTTCAACATTGCTTTTGTTTTATGTATCTATTAGCAGTTATGTTTACCAGTCGTGCTGATGTTTTCCCAAGCCTGCTCCAAAGTGTGAAGTTTCTCCTTGCTGATCTCAAGCTCTTTATTGATAGAGTTAATGCGCTCAAGTAAAGACACATTCTCCTTCTGAAAGGAAAGGAGAGCACTGTTAGAAAAACAAAGATTGCTTAGGTCCATTGCTTAATGTAACTTGCGAGCGATGTACCTCCAAGTGCTCTAGTGTGGTTGTCTTCTGAACAAGGTGATTGTCTTTCTGTAGGAGGTTTCTGTACTTGACGGTGAGCTCAGTGTATTGTTTGTTGGCTCTCTCAAGCTCTGATGCAGGAACACTATAGTCAAGGGATTTCTGCAATGTGGCCATTTTAAATGCTGCCATTTCCTAAGGGTGAAGCAAAGTTACAGAAGTCAGCAAAGGTCAGTCACAGCCATTGGCAATGATGACCACATCCCTCATAGTGAAAGACCAATATATATTGGCCAGGCTAATTATTCTGTCAAAACAAAGCCTTGGAAATTCCATCATTCATCATTTCCTTTTCCATCTTTTTGATTGCTACATTGACCTACCTTGAACCTCTGCAGGTAGCCGATTCTTTCAGTTACAGCAGCCTCCATTTGAGTGAAATCATCCTTCAGTTTGCCATTCTCCTTCCTCAAGTGTTGCTCGAGCTCAAGCAGAGTTGTATAACGTCGTGTCAGACATCTCTCATTCACCCGGAGAACCGTCATTTTTCGGGCCGTCTCGGCCAGCTCCCGTCTGATCTCATTCGGGCCCTTTTCAAGAGCCTCAAGCCAGTGCTGGGAATGAGTCAAACAGATAATGGGAAGAACTAGATGCATAAGTAacaatgttttatttgattttatattacaTGAAGACATGAGACATCTAATAACCATT
It encodes:
- the cep290 gene encoding centrosomal protein of 290 kDa isoform X1 — protein: MPPAADWKLLMGVDPEDLGEDDEKICDLILLVKARDLKADDPEKMIQLFRISQTLLRMKLDEIKCAYEVVDSAGVEQARIENELKAKVLKLEGELEMAQRVMGGGDTRFLRDEIHQLESHLERKEREVTQLEKEMGKERKANEELALRAEEAEEKNRKLKREIKQLAKKNEQLQQDVEFYRKEVEQREPLQTKEESNEIQRRLTKANQQLYQCMEDLQHAEDMAANLKSENEHLQKNLEESVKEMENMTDEYNKMKIAVQQTDAIMDQLRKERDHANLQVRELNEQIQARVEEDDPVMAAVNAKVEEWKSVLSGKDMEILEYQQTIRDLREKLRAAQMDSDKSNIIALQQAVQERDNQIKMLSEQVEQYTTEMEKNAVLIEDLKKPLKKDKGHVSVQQRRLEDLSTKLQAAERRALEAERAAQLAEHDARDKDKELNDTLSRIRLYESGTDGLEAAITEIKECKNQIRVRDREIESVIKEINQLEIKINNLLDENEDLRERLGLNPKEELDLSEFRRSKVLKQRQYKAENQVLLKEIERLEEERLELKQRIRAMVKNKGISVVSSSLLDDSVEEKPSRSFRERLVSGSTNEEMKHKNERLQKELSNKEKELELKRTESAQFKARLNEMLNENKQLEQGMKEILQAIQDAQKKTTTSTGVSIPSLERLVNALEMKYSEGKFDPSLHLRTQVDQLTGRNEELRQEMKAAREEAASTLNQLTKANEKIARLESELEAVSKSTGTSIPYKSLALPEEMTPTNAEVISTLNEYMVQLLQEIKNKEDSIEQLSLALEDFKRKYAVIRHQQGLLYKEYQSERESWQKESDSFAELKSKLEEQREVDTVKIKEYNHWLEALEKGPNEIRRELAETARKMTVLRVNERCLTRRYTTLLELEQHLRKENGKLKDDFTQMEAAVTERIGYLQRFKEMAAFKMATLQKSLDYSVPASELERANKQYTELTVKYRNLLQKDNHLVQKTTTLEHLEKENVSLLERINSINKELEISKEKLHTLEQAWENISTTGGENSMEKAAKALANSEIVSVSRRITTLEMKELNERQRAEHAQKMYEHLRNSLKQVEERNFELETKFAELTKLYLEAQRTERDLRDELADSVSKDVNDADRKRITELEKADADLRIEVSKLREVSDIAKMQVSALEARQQSREKEVESLRRQVLDYQAQSDEKALIAKLHQHIVALQLSETTAISQLEATKTRLQKLEAQKLRVEQQMDAQQQALWHARQEGHQRARHLRHTIQALRRQFSGALPLAQQEKFSNTMLQLQEDKARAREEAQKAEEERRKAEGKAQELELKLKGLEVLIATLKDAKGAQKVSEWHKKLEEVRLLEMRQSRALGAQREEIKYLRNIVAEQERSISGLEEELVQQNNLLEECQLIWDQREVQLERQLDTYEKQQNEVLSTAQKFEDATGSLPDPNQPLAHQLDYALGKIKEHVRTILETKATCKILEEKLKEKKAALWTSEQNVLSRDKVINELRLRLPAAAEREKLLADLSKQEDSDSQPTLKVAHQTINNLQGRLDQKEEVLKKYQNLLAKARQEQEEIAKRHEEEVRALHQKLDVYMDTSLDRFKQTALELMKKPTITVPTSKHLVRLAEMEQTVAEQDNSLSSLTHKLKVVTTELDQQKQVTAAQAMEHAAEIARLEERHVAQTKGLSQEAEELRAQLIQMEKELHYLRTELEAQKEANVRSPSNTMKNLMERLKTQLALKEKQLKALSKALLELRAELTSQAEQQIIANAAQKEEALNVQQIVDKQTKELRARVKDLNEELQLAKDGVRAAKARENSLREELENLNKDLQRSQKTHNKLQSEKETLEDQLNELKKKLQRLSSGLQSQVESDGPTVEALQKKIRKLEQELDRNSISEPADKRSVLKEDKSFKEEILRWEEGKKWQARVEKVRSVLKEKEKEVESLSKQLTTIKELYSRLEQEKVGLQKKLKGRGVSADQVVGVRTLEADREIEELQKMNAELEQQIKVIKQQQALPRDAAIEDITIRNHYLEERLHSLESQLSKESPSRPSKKHVASPPKLSWSSKVVHSMTFDISEGQKTRSSLVNDTIPGKEVVPEKEIAVAEDKATQTSFRSMSAAKVSQDKEKTQDNVGERVADVEPEDLFNENKSEQEEDNKKEVEKDIEEPDETRGGQEEDIVVAEHAQEELNTNGDAEELDSGLTHQEITDKPLEEDQLENEKTNAEESRTQTEPGILKQDRDKEQEPEEQHIKSLKSEGDPSQNLKTSEGSKELEEAAALSTGDAILLPEEPTMDKIMSFIDEQDVAHILNENVKCSLTKELNTGVIKTELDVLDILGSVESEVITFNDKEQTMKSKVKTRKQTSGRGSGTPSQREHELQKENLKLSTQILELRFQLEQANKDLPRLKDQVSDLKEMCSVLKKEKAEVEKRLSYVRGSGRSGKTVPELEKTIALMKKVVEKVQRENESLKKTSEANMQEQLATLERDHEKLKSENEKLKRKQEEQLKARLESKTKGIEKIMMENERLRKDIKKEAEAAEKLRVAKASLEVANEKLKAELEETSERLLLAQSKGPSLEGADSKTWKSSVVSRLFENKMKGLESEISKKNSSISELKVQLKESNEKQQATQHTVSQLKEQVELLKNIPLEATTDEGLAREYQSQRLATKQLEREKAQLLRQIQWYDEQFGTSKAGPGYRELQEQIKVANTEKKKLQDEVKKLARELENFDPTFFEELEDLKYNYNLEVKKNIILEEQLKKLSDQFGVAVPIDVSIS